In the genome of Carya illinoinensis cultivar Pawnee chromosome 13, C.illinoinensisPawnee_v1, whole genome shotgun sequence, the window CCTCAATTGGGAATAATGGAAAGCAGCAAGCAAGATTGCTCTAACAAAACTCCTCGCCATGCTGGTGATCAAGTCTTCTCAGCACCCTTCTTAAGATTGGCAAGGCCAGCAACTGTTTCTATAGCGACCAACCTAGCCATGATGGTGATTAGCTAACCTCGCCACACTCATGATGGCAATTAGAGTTTCCTCGCCACATGCCATAATGGTGACCAATGCTTTGTGCGGCAAAACCCCACGCCAACCAAGGCCTTCCACCATGGCAACTGTAATTTTGCCACAAGTCTCTGCACCAACAATTAATGGGATAGAAAGAAACGtggtatatttaatttttcacgTGATGATTACGAAGAAAATTAGAGGAGTAACTAGAGGGAATATTTGAATCCtcacaattttacttaagagaTAAAGGTAAGAAGGGACTCAGACtcctaaaaagaagaaaatcagaTTTCTTATAAGAGATAGATCACTTAGacttctaaaagaaaaatacttcataagataaattgagttctatcatttcaaaaaaataatttctataaatAACATACAAAAAGTAACAAACAGGAGATttgaactgaacttgatttattttatcttttatatattcttatacccatattatatttttaacttcgacgtcaaaatttttttcagaaTAATCAATACTACCTCTTTATTCATTATAAATTGTGGTTGACGGTAAAGCACGTCGTTGACAAGTATAGTTTTAACTTTGTCAGACCGGATTCAATAGGTTTTGAGTTGGTTCcatatctttttttatatatataaaaaaaagatgcagctGTCGTCGAGTCGTAGACGTATTCATTGGGGGGCCTGCAGGCTTTACACGTACGTGAAATTTCTGGGTAAAAATTCTAGCAGTCCTGAGTAACGTTCAGTACTGCAGTTTCttattttactaatattcatattcaaattaagaacaaaataaaaaggacTCAATAATTGAGGAGAAAGAGCTGCAGCGAGCTATAATTGCTATAGCCAGTAGTGACCATGTGAACCTGTAAAATGAACACGTACGTACTCATGCAAAAACTTCTGGCAATAAAGTAGGTTGCAGCAGAAACGAAAGCTTAGCTCCAAATACAATGACAGTGATCCCTATATATCTTGATTCACGTGCAAATAATTATATGCTATTTTGTGCAAGAACGTCTAACTTTTAGCAGTGTATTGGATATGTTAATAAACCGGTAAAGATTTTTCTAAGGAAAATTTCatgtgtagttatttttatagatttttttatatattctagtaatataattaattgtgtattaaaaaaaattaatccaactaattatatcagtgaagtgcacaaaaaatacataaaaatgactatacgtaacattactatttttttaaaaatccatTAGTGTTAATGGAGCCGGGTACCCAGAAGTTGGGGCtttcatatgcatgcatgcatgcatgcagtactcccagattgattatttatttatttattttcacatcCAACGTGAAAGTACTTAAGCTGTTCTTTCAACACGTACTAGCCcagtagaaagaaaaagaacaagctACAATAATTTGTACGAGATGCTTCATCTATTTCTCTGCTGTCATGCTTAGCTGAACTCGCATATAAACGATATGTCTGACAGCATGGTCCACCAATCAACCTCATGTGCCATCTGTCCCTTTACTCTGTCTAGAACTATGGACAGGATAGGGCCTTCGTCATCTGATGAGCAAATTATCTGGGTTTTTTCAGTTCTTCAAGATTTTAATCTTATCTTCACGACTTTATGCAGTTTGTGGGAATCTTTATGAGATTCGCGACAGGAAATGTATATACATTAGCCTCGACAACATTTTCCCATCCATGAGACTGTATTTGATCTTATGATCTGAGCTGCATGCTTTTCTAACGTAACTACGTACTCAGATCTGATCATAAGGCTATAGCtcaattatttgataaaaatccAAATGCCTGCCTTGAATTGGTGTCTTGTGGGACGTTCCCCGGCCCCGTCTGATCTTCTTTTCAGGTTATGCTGGAAGTTTGGCTAACAATTAACAGATTTGCATTATTAGCTTTATTTTGATTAGAATATAGCAAGCATTAGCATCACCATAAATCGTCATATTAGATATCGCATCtaagataaaatgaattttattagtagctaattaatgataaataaataattaataaattaaataagaataaattagcTTAATTATGAAACATGATGCCacatatattcatttataaTTAATGAAGTTTGATAACTTAAATTTTAATCAGCCAAGAAAGCATTATGGCAGCTCGACCCATGTGCAACATGCACCCACTTCTCAATAATAATATCCAAAACCTTGGAAGGATGTAATCGTATATACCAATGTCTTTGTACTCTGCAGGTCGTTGTCACTTATCATCCCACCACAAGAACAAGATAGCAGAGAAAGATTCTTTATATTCTAGTCCATGTAAACTGATGTTTTCCAGCATTTTGGATTACGTAAGAGAGTTAAAATTCCAAACATGACCTTCCAATATGCCAAAAGTCGAAGCCGAGTTGACGTTTAAATCCGAAGCCGTTCAGGTAAAAGAAAGCTTTTGGGGGTTGCCTGGTAATATCAGCAAGTTGGAATTAGCTAAATAAGAAAAGGATCCTAATTTTGGTTTTTGGCAGTTTCTTCCCCTTATAGTTTTGTTTTTGATCCATCGATCGAGTTGATCAAAATTAGAACATGaaattaaagtaaaatattaagCTTGACTTATCAATTAACAAAATGTCAATTACAGATTAAAAAGATGAAGTGCATGTTTGAGATTGTGGTAgtaaatatagtttataattttagaacttatagcttataacttaagtaataaattctactattaaaaaattatttactgtttgataaccatatgtttaaaatactttcaaatatgttacgtttatttagaaaaaaaattaaaaaaatattttttgaggtagaaataacgattatttgaatttttaaaaattatgatcatatctttaaaagtttaaaagttgtaattatcttaaagttatatggatattttcatctattgacaatttttttaaaatttgaattatattctcCATTATACAGAAAAACACGtttgagaaaatattattttttaacttatttaaaattgaaagtattttaatatgtaacatctaaacaatctaatttttttattaaaaaactttttaaaatatttaaacactttttaaaatttctatcatAACTCCAAATATGCCCTAAAACCCTCGTCATCTCATCTCATGCACAAGAGGCTCTAAAAGTCACAGATGTttaatggggaaaaaaaatgcagaatttttgGCTACATTTTCCCCTTAATTTGTGGCTCTGTTTGTTTCTATATGCAGAAAGTCacataagtttaaaaaatgCAGACGTCCATTACGTACAttagtactctctctctctctctctctctctctctctctctctctctctctctctctctctctctctctctctctctctctccccctttcaCTTACAAGCAAAAACACTACTCTGCGGTCCGGATTGTCCCGCTAAATGTATCACtcagtattttttttgttttaactttcttttaaatatttaaaagatatgaaaaataaaaaaaaaaaaattaaatttgaccTTTATCGTTTACAATTATTGCTGGATGACATGGTAGTACGACCCTTTTTCAAATAAGTGCATCATAAATGAACCTTACGTACGACGTTGATTATTGTCCTCTTTTCTTCAGATAATTAGTAGACCATCATGAAtgaactgcatgcatgcatgcgttaaTCGCCAGAAGTTTTGTGAACAGTTTTAAAGAGATCAgatgtaatattaataaagcagtgatgaaattaattaataatactggaatatatatattaaacttaaaaataaacaaaaaatagatcACGATTGCAAGAACACTTGAGACTTCAAAGTAAAAAAGGCTTagaaaatgatcagaaaaaaaaggcttagaaaaaaaaaaaaaagagaaacttTTAAGGTAATTAGTACAGTTAGATATGAagttaattttgtaaaattattgagggtcccaaaagcttaaactaataaaaagatacaaattttattatttattttatatcttaacactcaATCTCAATGGATGACTGAACacgtagaatatttaattaaattaggtAAAGTATAGAGTTAATGTTTGATTTGAACTCAGGATCTCTATTTTGATATCATATAACATCATTATTtatctcaaaaaattaaattaatagaaaaatatagatcttattatttagtttatgtcttaacaaatttaaacgtgaagttttataagaagatGATATGTGTTACGTGCATGGTAGAAGCCATCATGAATTAATACCCCTTCAGCGTTTCATGTTTTTTACCGGACGAATTATAAACACATGCACCGGTTAATTCTATGAAAAAATTGCAATAATATTGTGgtgaataagataaaaatttgcgTTCATCCGTACGAAAATTCTGTGAATCAACCTCATGTGGCTGTATCACGAAAATATGCGCAACTGATGTTGAAACGAAACCCATGCCTTGACTGTcaattaagaatatatatatatatatatatatgtcaagaGTAGTTCGTGAACTTAGACCAAATTTGCGGATAGATGAACTCTTGCATGGCATGCGAATGGCCGGCCGGGGACCAAAATGATCACGAGGAGGGTAAGATATATGTATTGTTTTCTGGTCGCATGATTTATtcacatcaataaatataattgtatGTTAATAGGTTATAATAACTATGACTCTGGACCATGCATGCAAACGTGAACGTGACATAAGGCTTAGGGTCGTATGGAAATTGAAAGGCTGGGTCTACCACACCCACAGGCTAGCTACAGCTGAGAGCTTCCGCTAatcaagttaaaatatatttttttatatcattttttaacactttttaaatatttttaaaaaaagaaaaaattttacaatattattaaaaaatatttttttaatcattaagtaaaaaaattaaaaaaaaaaattatagcagTAGCTCGAAGAGATCTCTagctttttttcaaattgaaaagACCCACATatgtacataatatataattcacCATGACGTGATTCCAAGACCATGAAGGCCGGTGGTACTGTAGAGCTTCCTTAAAAAATGTTGGAccccaaaaacaaaagaaacatatatataataataagaaatggGACAGCatgtattattttaaaacacaatGCATAATTaacttgatatattttttaataatttatcttgaAAGAGTCATGAGAATCTAGGGGATAAAACCAATAAGCAATCATTTATATCCCCACTTTAAGAACCATCCAAGTGATATATCTTCAAAGAATTTGTCTGCAAATTGATTTCATTGAACAGTTTTAGTTTGTACCGAGTTTAATAATgcattcctttaaaaaaattaaaatattattgaactattatttttatgagaaaagatatttgAAGATCTAGGTTTTTTAAATTGCATAAGTCTCGCACGATTTTTTTTGTAACAAAAAAGGATAATGTTGAGATCTacgcactacaaaaaaaataatcatttttgaaTGATTATATGCGACGATAATGATTATTTACGGTtaaaataaactcattttaacataaagtagttattttttctaaaaataactaGTCACAACtgaataattttcttataatgacataaaaactctatttttttaaagaaattatacgATAATTACACATTTCAAGACTGTATTGCCACcaaaatcaaatggaatttagTGGCGGCTGTGCATTACCTAATTAATtgattgttttgattctaaTGAATCTTCTTAGCTTTGATCATCAGCATCTTTTGATTCTAAAAAAGTCATGTTGAACGGTCATTGGCATTAATGGAAGATGCTTAGCAAACCAAATAATTGCATTCAGAACTACCAAAATTAGATGGTTCATATatattctaccatttttttttaatataagaaatcaaacaaaataattgCATTGAGAGAAAGTTTAACCTCTTGGCCACCAAATTCTGATGGTTCATATCTATCTtaccatttattttttggtagAAAAAAATGGATCCCATGATTTTGATCAATTTAAATAATAGCCAAATAATGTTAATTACCAATCACATTATCtcttataaaagaataaaagactCTTAAATTCTTCACATATGCATTGTTTTATCACCACGTACTTGCATAGGCCAAAACTGGTCATTCAAAGCCACGTCAGAAACTTGACCAAGTCTTAGGCCCCACTATTCTAGTAACTGACACGTGGGCGGTTGAAAAAATTGTGTGGAAAACTATTTCTCTAATAAGACTTATGACTCTTTTTACGGTCTTACTTAAACTAAAGAAAAGACCACTGCTGACTCAGCACTAAGACTTCCCGAATCCCAAACGGATAAACCCCACCTTAGAAACTGGAGCTTTGGAACTACCAATATAAATCTCTTTTTCCTGTTTTTttcaacgaaaaaaaaaaaaaaaaccgcaaTGAACAGTAATATACTTGATAACACGTGGCGAAGACGGGGACAACATGGGCAGCGGGACCAGAAAGGAAACATGATTGAACGGTGTCGTTGAGGTCCATTAGCTCGGACTCGGAGCTCCCGCGCTATAAATAGACGTGGCCGAGATGGTAAGAACTTACTCCTTCAAACCAGAGTACGTGGCGTTCCCTCCTATATACACTCCACCGCCTTCTTTTCTCGTTCGTTGTTTTGAAGTACCTTTTTAGCTTTCAATCGAGTGGTCGAAAAGATCGTAACTCTCTTTCacctatattatttttattagcaAAAACATTCTTGTTATTGGTCTTAGGTTCTGCAATTCACAATGTGTGGAATACTTGCTCTTCTTGGCTGCTCTGATGACTCTCAGGCCAAAAGGGTTCGAGTGCTTGAGCTTTCCCGCAGGCAATTATATCCCTTCAACTctactcttcctctctctctatgGTTGTTTATCTTATCCGTTCATGTTTCCTTAATTTGCCCCATTCTACGCTGCTTCTTTTTAGGTAAGCATGACAGAAAAATAGTTGGCTTTTTCAACTTCTTTGGAGGTTCAACAAATGACAAAAATTTTTACGCAAGATTTTGTTTGCCATGGAGAACAtctccattttccttttctcaAGGCTCCTAGAAATCGAACTGTTTTGTATGTCGGCGAGTATATTTTGCATAGTTTTAAAGTATAAGGGGGAAAAAACCATCATTATCTGAACTTAATCAAAGCATGGACATGGATGGTGTTGGTCTTACAATCCGTATGCAGTGACTTACTGTGGGGGCAGAATTCTTCCCCATCAACGTCTGATCTTGACCGTGTTGATATGCTGGTCCCACGCTTATGCTGTCCTCAGAGAAAGTCTCATACATCAGGGAAATTAATTGTTTTGAATGACGAAATTTCTTGCTCCATCCCAATTGCTGCTGTATGGcggagaaaaaaggaaaaaaacatagTCGCCACATGGGGGCACCCATGTGGAAAAAACTGGATAAACTTACGGGGGATAAGTGATATTAAAATATGGAAAGGATAAAAATTTAATCATGGTAACCGTGTGGGATGTGGGTCCATGACACATTACTACGACTAATGGtggattttaaataaaaatggttTAGCTTGTACGAGAAACCAACAACCTGCAACTCTGAAATGGTTTCCGTTCTGCTTGTTACAGATTGAAGCACCGTGGTCCTGACTGGAGCGGGCTGTATCAGCATGGGGATTGTTATCTGGCCCATCAGAGGTTGGCCATTATTGATCCCGCTTCCGGTGATCAACCTCTCTTCAATGAGGACAAGTCAATCGTTGTCACGGTAGGCCATGTTCCCAATTCATTCATGATAGTGATATTCATTCATCAACTTTTTAGCTATCAAACTTTCATTTTCAGCagctttaaaattttgtttgttaGTAGCGTAGAGGAGAAGTAGGTAGTAGTATATTGCCCTGCAATTAGATTAATTTGTTCGGAATCCAagagctttttttctttttcttttttttgttgatttttttattataattgcaAAATTGATGGATAAGTTTGTGTTGAACATCAGGTAAATGGAGAAATTTACAACCATGAAGATCTGAGGAAGCGTCTGCCGAATCACGAGTTTCGAACTGGCAGTGATTGCGATGTTATTGCCCACCTGGTGGGTCTTTGGGATCTTTTTGTACTAATCGATATCAAACTTGATTCATAATCTAAAGAAGCTTTAAGCATTTtgacacatatgataatttCTTGTTGAACTAGAACATATAGAGGACATGTGGTTCTTGTTTAAGCAGTAATAGTCTTGCTAAATCTTTGTGCAGTACGAGGAGTATGGAGAAAGTTTTATTGACATGTTGGACGgcatgttttcttttgttctacTGGATACCCGCGACAATAGCTTCATTGTTGCCCGTGATGCTATTGGAATCACCTCCCTCTACATCGGTTGGAGCCTTGATGGTAATGTTTCAGGGGATTCTGTTTTTTGAGTGCAGCCATGGCAATATATGTTCTATCTGCAATTTTGAACTGAAATTGGTGTTAGAAGCTTAACCTTATTCTATTATGTTCAGGCTCGATTTGGGTGTCGTCTGAACTTAAAGGTTTAAATGACGACTGTGAGCATTTTGAGAGCTTTCCTCCTGGCCACTTATACTCGAGCAGAGAAGGTGGACTAAGGCGATGGTACAATCCTCCTTGGTTCTCTGAGGCTATTCCCTCAACCCCATACGATCCACTTGTGCTGAGACGTGCTTTTGAAAATGTGAGATTCCTATACTGTTTCCCAAGAGGGACTCAAAAGTTATTTCATCAGTCCTTGTAATTCTATAACTTAACCCGAGTTTCTTGAAAATGGAATTTAACAAATGCTTCCTTTACTTCGCGGTTGGAGTCACAGCTCCAAGTCTCGTGAGAGGgttctagatttggttaagataAAGAGAAATTTTGTGACTTTGGCTCATTTGCGGATTTTATGTGCAGGCTGTGATCAAACGGCTGATGACTGATGTGCCATTTGGTGTTCTGCTGTCTGGGGGCCTTGATTCATCTTTGGTTGCCTCCATAACTGCCCGCCACTTGGCTGGGACAAAGGCTGCCACGCAATGGGGAACACAACTCCACTCGTTTTGTGTCGGCTTAGaggtttgttgtaaaatttcaAGATAATCAATTATACTGCAGCTCAGGGAAGCTTCTTTTAGTCTTAGACCAGGTTTTTTAATAAGCAGGGTTCCCCAGATCTGAAGGCCGCAAAAGAAGTTGCAGATTATTTGGGTACAGTTCATCATGAATTTCACTTTACCGTTCAGGTATTAAGAcaaaattagtatttaaatcTCAAGCTTAGCCTCGTTTTCGTGACCATCCAAAAACTAACAACTTTTGTCTGTGTTGTGACAGGATGGGATTGATGCCATAGAAGATGTTATATACCATATTGAAACCTATGATGTTACAACGATAAGAGCAAGCACCCCTATGTTTCTTATGGCACGTAAAATTAAATCGCTAGGGGTGAAAATGGTGATTTCTGGTGAAGGTTCtgatgagatttttggtggatATTTGTACTTCCACAAGGCACCCAACAAGGAAGAGTTCCACCAGGAAACATGCCGAAAGGTACCATAATCTTTTGATGCACAAAGATCGCTGATATATGGGCTGTGGTAGCATGAAAGATTATATGTTACATTCTGTTCTTGTATGCAGATTAAGGCACTCCACCAGTATGATTGCCTTAGAGCAAATAAATCAACATCTGCATGGGGCTTGGAAGCTCGAGTTCCCTTTTTAGACAAGGAATTCATTAACGTTGCCATGGATATTGATCCCCAGTGGAAAATGGTACAGAATTAACATTCGCTAAATTGAGTTTCCTTCATCTTTTCCATCGGAACTAAGATCATTAAATTACAAAATCACACAACTGGGTTTACCatctttttcaatcattttcagATAAAACGAGATGAGGGACGCATTGAGAAATGGGGTCTAAGGAAGGCTTTCGATGATGAGGAGAGTCCCTATCTGCCAAAGGTATTGCAAATTGAACAATAAGTTTACAATTCAACCTTACTTATCAGAATGGTAACTACATGGCTAACATGTCCTCCTCGATTCCTTGCAGCACATTCTGTACAGGCAAAAAGAACAATTCAGTGATGGAGTTGGCTATAGCTGGATTGATGGGCTCAAAGCCCATGCTGCTCTACATGTAATGACCCATATCACTTGCTTTCTGCTTTTTGGAACCTTTTTTAGTTTGTTAACTGATCTTATTTAACTGTCGTGGCTGATGATTAGGGCTCAACTCATACTTTCAGGTAACTGATAAGATGATGCTTAATGCTGCACACATTTTCCCACAAAACACTCCCACCACAAAAGAAGCCTACTACTACAGGACCATTTTTGAGAGGTTCTTCCCACAGGTGATGAAACCGACTTAACTTAGCCAGCTGACATTAGTCTTGAACGTGGATAACATCGAGAACTAACTCAGTTATGCTTGCCTTCATTTTCTGTTTGGTCTTGCAGAACTCGGCCAGGCTTAGTGTCCCCGGTGGAGCGAGTATAGCCTGCAGCACAGCTAAAGCTGTCGAGTGGGATGCTGCATGGTCGAACAATCTTGATCCTTCTGGGAGGGCTGCTTTAGGAGTCCATCTTTCTGCTTATGACAAGCAGGTCCCCTCTGTCAGCCCTGGCATATCAGAGATTCTTGATGATGTACATCTGAAGATGGAAGTTAGCACTCCAGGAGTTGCAATCCAAAGTTAGTAGGCCTATGGAGGACATAATTATTTGTGACTTGATCCATTTGAGTCACTTTGCAAGCCCTGCTATATTGAAAGGGATACTTgatgttaagaaagaactatTATGGTGTTGTAAGGATGATGTGTGATCAACGTAGTCTACTTTTCCTTTTGTACATAGTTTTTGAAGTGTGCTATGAATATATTTCATCTGTTTTTAAGACAAAATGGGAAATCTTCCTTCTTTATCTCCAACTTCAAAGATTACTGAAGTCTGATATGATTGGCAATACTAATAACCAATAGGCATACCCAAAATACTATAAAGAATGATTCTTATATGTACATTAATGAACCATTTTTGTTAGCATCTTTCTTATGTTGGTTTTTGACCAAGTCTAGAGTGCAGAACTCAGCCAAGTTTAAGCAGAAAGATCAATCCCAAAAGCTTCCGAAACGACAGAAAAACTTAAGCGTCTTTCTTTACAAACTAGCCCAAACTCATTGCACGGTTAACTCCAAGCAAAGCTTGTTAAACGAGGCCCAGGCCGCTTTTGAAAGTGGACCTCGTTTCAAAAGCCTAAAAGAATTAGAGCGATTTGTCAACAAAGAGCCTCGCTCCGCGGAAGTTGGGCTTGCAAATGCAACCATCTCCTGGAGCTATGCATTTTTgcgaaaaacacaaaaaatacaacGGTAGATTGTGGCTGCTGGGATTCGAGCCCAGGTCTCCACGGCCACAACGTGGAATTCTTACCACTAAACTACAGCCACTTATTTACGGGATATTGTGTAGATATTATAAGATCTTTGCATATGACATACACCACTcacgagaaagaaaaaaaattgaaataaaaaaatattaataatttagaataacgTGAGTTGGTCaagattttgagatttaaattaaatggctAAGATCTTGTCACCTCAGCATTTATCATGTATGGTATGAAACAACTTTAACACGAGAATATTCTAACATCTGAACCTTGGCAATGGCAATATTACACGCAATGAGTGTTGAAATGGTAAGAAATTTCCTGATTACTTTCTCCACTaaacaactttttttaatttttttttttaagaaaacaaattctatatatatatatagtcttatTTCCCAAACAACATGCCTTGCCATTAATTTACAAGAGAGAGAGGTGCAATTTTGCACTCTCTCGCTAAATTTATCACAACAATTAAAAACCATAGACTAGTAATAACAAACACACTAAATCCAGGAAAACAAAGTATTATAGAACAATTGGTTCCAAGTATCAGGCAATCCAGGAAGGCACCAATGGCTACAATCGGCAGACCTTGCAGGGTTGGCTCGCTGCTTGGGGCTTAAATCTCCGCTGTAGATGGAAGGATGGCCGTCTTTCCTCAGCTCAGATAGCATGGTTATGTCCAACATGTACGCAGGGCTACGCATGTCCCTAATCACACTGTCCACCACCCTCATTTGATCAGGGTATGTCCCCGGATACGTTGTTCCTGTAATTGGTACTGTTTCTCCGTAACAATTCTTTGTTGTTGATGCTGTTGAGCCAACATTCCATTCACCTGGGCTGCCAAAAGTCATCCACCAACACATTTTAGGTGTCTAATCTGCCTAAAGGATTAACATTATGGAACTTAACACAGCAAGCAGATATTTTGATCTGGTAACTGAACTTGAAGATGTTGGATAATTAGAACAGACCCCTGTCCTTGTTACTAAACAGTACTAAAAGGGCCATTACTAATTGGAAACACCAGGTGGGCCACTGTGATTTCGAGTGAAGCACAGAAGCTAGTTTGTCTGCCGACGGCATTGCATGTGCTTGGTGCCACCGACAGAAACCTTCTTttattgatttgttttttttcctttccctttgcAGAACTATCATTTATTGTTGTcatgttttctttcttgttattaTATGAATATCATTTATCCTCTGCAgcatccaaaaatattatatacactgaaatatttaaaagaactAGTCGTTTTAGAAGTTCCCTAGGATTGAATGCCTCCCATTGCTCCCAACACTAATCTTTCCCTAGGATTGAATGCCTCCCATTGCTCCCAACACTAATCTTGTTCTCtgctttttcttatttctttgatAAAGAAACTTCACGGGACTCGGAGTATCGTAGACCACATAAATTTCTAAGTATTTAAGGCTTTAAGCCACACTATTCAACAAATTGGGCCCAGTACAGcccaactttcaactttaattttataaacagCTCATATTGGAGCAATTTTTTAGCATTTGAAACTAGCAGTCAAGCACTCCAACACACAATAATGAAGCCTAGATTTTCACCCAACGCaattatgagagagagagagagagagagagagagagagagagagagacccactTGTAGTGTGTGGGAGAGATGGACATAAAGAACACTTTGGTTCTGGTGCTGTCAATGTTGGTGTCTACCCAATTGGCCCATGTTCTAAGTCCCTTGTCCAAAGCAGCCAACCGATCCATATCCTGGTAAAATTTCCCTCCTGATTCCATGTAATCCCACCTGAAAATTATCACCTTAAAACCTTTAGTTAAACTAGTCAACCTCTTAAACATATATCATACACAAATAAATTGCAGACGTATGTTTTTTAAGTTGAAAACAAGGGCAACAATTTGCCAACCCTTGAAGGGATCCTTTGTGGCTCCACCAGTGACCGGTGTTAAAGGACAGCACATCGGCGCCCCGCCAAGCGTTGCCGTTGCCGGACATTTCTTCCAGCCTCAGAACTCTCTTTC includes:
- the LOC122290821 gene encoding protein PMR5-like gives rise to the protein MALLSSESSRFIFGSCLTILCLLLVQPRRASSALLFGLRSHHNNHQHRRPMIQANQSTCALFAGTWVRDDTYPLYQSSNCPIIDPEFNCQMYGRPDSDYLKYRWQPLNCKLPRFNGLEFLLRMRGKTVMFVGDSLGRNQWESLICMISAAAPTTPTKIFRGDPLSTFKFLDYSLSISFYRAPYLVDIEMVQGKRVLRLEEMSGNGNAWRGADVLSFNTGHWWSHKGSLQGWDYMESGGKFYQDMDRLAALDKGLRTWANWVDTNIDSTRTKVFFMSISPTHYNPGEWNVGSTASTTKNCYGETVPITGTTYPGTYPDQMRVVDSVIRDMRSPAYMLDITMLSELRKDGHPSIYSGDLSPKQRANPARSADCSHWCLPGLPDTWNQLFYNTLFSWI
- the LOC122290796 gene encoding asparagine synthetase [glutamine-hydrolyzing]; amino-acid sequence: MCGILALLGCSDDSQAKRVRVLELSRRLKHRGPDWSGLYQHGDCYLAHQRLAIIDPASGDQPLFNEDKSIVVTVNGEIYNHEDLRKRLPNHEFRTGSDCDVIAHLYEEYGESFIDMLDGMFSFVLLDTRDNSFIVARDAIGITSLYIGWSLDGSIWVSSELKGLNDDCEHFESFPPGHLYSSREGGLRRWYNPPWFSEAIPSTPYDPLVLRRAFENAVIKRLMTDVPFGVLLSGGLDSSLVASITARHLAGTKAATQWGTQLHSFCVGLEGSPDLKAAKEVADYLGTVHHEFHFTVQDGIDAIEDVIYHIETYDVTTIRASTPMFLMARKIKSLGVKMVISGEGSDEIFGGYLYFHKAPNKEEFHQETCRKIKALHQYDCLRANKSTSAWGLEARVPFLDKEFINVAMDIDPQWKMIKRDEGRIEKWGLRKAFDDEESPYLPKHILYRQKEQFSDGVGYSWIDGLKAHAALHVTDKMMLNAAHIFPQNTPTTKEAYYYRTIFERFFPQNSARLSVPGGASIACSTAKAVEWDAAWSNNLDPSGRAALGVHLSAYDKQVPSVSPGISEILDDVHLKMEVSTPGVAIQS